The Prionailurus bengalensis isolate Pbe53 chromosome A3, Fcat_Pben_1.1_paternal_pri, whole genome shotgun sequence genome includes a window with the following:
- the LMAN2L gene encoding VIP36-like protein isoform X4 yields the protein MDKGRRICMGMAWQSGTQRIGCSQRVFPYISAMVNNGSLSYDHERDGRPTELGGCTAIVRNLHYDTFLVIRYVKRHLTIMMDIDGKHEWRDCIEVPGVRLPRGYYFGTSSITGDLSDNHDVISLKLFELTVERTPEEEKLHRDVFLPSVDNMKLPEVTAPLPPLSGLALFLIVFFSLVFSVFAIVIGIILYNKWQEQSRKRFY from the exons ATGGACAAGGGAAGAAGAATCTGCATGGGGATGGCTTGGCAATCTGGTACACAAAGGATCGGATGCAGCCAG CGGGTATTCCCTTACATCTCAGCCATGGTGAACAATGGCTCCCTCAGCTATGATCATGAGCGGGATGGGCGGCCTACAGAGCTGGGGGGCTGTACAGCCATTGTCCGCAATCTGCATTATGACACCTTCCTTGTGATTCGCTATGTCAAGAGGCATCTGACG ATAATGATGGACATCGATGGCAAGCATGAGTGGAGGGACTGCATTGAGGTGCCAGGGGTTCGTTTGCCCCGGGGCTACTACTTTGGTACCTCCTCCATCACTGGAGATCTCTCGG ATAATCATGATGTCATTTCCCTGAAGTTGTTTGAGCTGACAGTGGAGAGAACCCCAGAAGAGGAGAAACTGCATCGAGATGTGTTCCTGCCCTCAGTGGACAACATGAAGCTGCCTGAGG TGACCGCCCCATTGCCGCCCCTGAGTGGCCTGGCCCTCTTCCTCATCGTCTTCTTCTCGCTGGTGTTTTCCGTATTTGCCATTGTCATTGGTATCATACTCTACAACAAATGGCAGGAACAGAGCCGAAAGCGTTTCTACTGA
- the LMAN2L gene encoding VIP36-like protein isoform X3 has product MDKGRRICMGMAWQSGTQRIGCSQAQKRRYSPGVQRVFPYISAMVNNGSLSYDHERDGRPTELGGCTAIVRNLHYDTFLVIRYVKRHLTIMMDIDGKHEWRDCIEVPGVRLPRGYYFGTSSITGDLSDNHDVISLKLFELTVERTPEEEKLHRDVFLPSVDNMKLPEVTAPLPPLSGLALFLIVFFSLVFSVFAIVIGIILYNKWQEQSRKRFY; this is encoded by the exons ATGGACAAGGGAAGAAGAATCTGCATGGGGATGGCTTGGCAATCTGGTACACAAAGGATCGGATGCAGCCAG GCCCAGAAGAGGCGATATTCTCCAGGAGTCCAG CGGGTATTCCCTTACATCTCAGCCATGGTGAACAATGGCTCCCTCAGCTATGATCATGAGCGGGATGGGCGGCCTACAGAGCTGGGGGGCTGTACAGCCATTGTCCGCAATCTGCATTATGACACCTTCCTTGTGATTCGCTATGTCAAGAGGCATCTGACG ATAATGATGGACATCGATGGCAAGCATGAGTGGAGGGACTGCATTGAGGTGCCAGGGGTTCGTTTGCCCCGGGGCTACTACTTTGGTACCTCCTCCATCACTGGAGATCTCTCGG ATAATCATGATGTCATTTCCCTGAAGTTGTTTGAGCTGACAGTGGAGAGAACCCCAGAAGAGGAGAAACTGCATCGAGATGTGTTCCTGCCCTCAGTGGACAACATGAAGCTGCCTGAGG TGACCGCCCCATTGCCGCCCCTGAGTGGCCTGGCCCTCTTCCTCATCGTCTTCTTCTCGCTGGTGTTTTCCGTATTTGCCATTGTCATTGGTATCATACTCTACAACAAATGGCAGGAACAGAGCCGAAAGCGTTTCTACTGA